The genomic interval TAGCAACCTAGATTTGGTTAAAAGAACTAGTTTGTTACAGGCTTAcaattctttataaatttcTAAGTTCTGCGAAACTGTCTGTATACATTGTGAGATGCATATCTTCTGTTTATGTATCTAGTTACAGATTTGTCTGTGGTGAGAACTTGCAGGACTGGAAAAATGCTGGTTATGGTCATCTCTGCCTAGCAGATCACCTTGCTGCTTCATGCAGTGATAACACATTTAGCTCTCCGGATAGACTTTCTGAAGACATCGTGAGATGCATATCTTCAATATACTGCAAACTTGCAAGCCACCCTCCTACCCATTCAGGCTTGTCGGCTTCTCCTATTTCATCCATGTCGTCCTCAAGCatattttcttcaaagaatGCCTGTGATAGTTGGAGTCCACATGGCAATGAGGATGCTGCTGTGCACCGTCAACTTCAAGGATTAAAAGAAGATTCTGGACCATATACTGCAATGGTAGAAGTTCTGAAGATATGCTTAGATGACGATAGTTTCAATTTCGCTGCTAAAATGCTACAAGATTTCAGGTGGTGCTCATATCCTTCATCATAGTGAACTAGCATGATTAGACATGCATTAGGCAATATGTTAATCCAGATCTTTGGTCTGTTGTTTTCAAATCCTTCTATGATACAGAGAAAGGGAAGAAATTAGAACAGATCAGCAGTTTAAAGAGAGGTTGTGGTATTCCTTAAAGAGTTTTTCTGATTCCTTTTTATTCTGTGTAGGTCATTGGTTCGAAGCCTCGAGAAGGTTGACCCGAGAAAGATGAAACGTGAGGAGAGGCTTGCTTTCTGGATAAATATTCACAATGCCTTAGTGATGCATGTATGGCTCTCAATTTAACTTCTTCAGCTAAAGCTTATAATAAGCGCTGGGGACAATCTGACAATGAGTCCTTCAAATGATTTACATTAATTTCAGCCCTAAAAACCTCGTACAAAAGTATTATCATGACAAGCTAAAACCAACTGCAGATGGTCTGTGGCTCCTTTTTGTCAGAGCCGATGGTTCCAGCTGGAAAAGGACCCCTCTACATTTTACTTGAAATGGATATTATCCAGTTAGTGTATAACGTAGGGTATTTTGTTCATTGTATTTCTAAAAGAGATTGTGTTGTTAGTGAAAGGACCAAagtacaccttttttttttttttttttacataaaataggTGGTATCCAATTTGAGTGAATTGGAGAGGATCTGTCTGTTGTAGCCATTCATCATGTTTAACTGGACGTATCAATCATCTTAGTAAAACTTATACACTGAGggcatgtttgggtaatgagatgagattataattctgtgaatggtagtgagagaaaaagttgaataaaaatattataaagttaaaattttgtttggatattatttttgttttgaaatttgaaaaagttgtgttgtttttatgttttgtttggaagtttggaaaagttgtaaagaatttggtaatgattaaatgaaaaagttgaagatctgaaattgaaaagtgttttgtgtttgagaaagaaattatgaaaagttttgtgaTGAGAGGATCTCATCTAAGTGCCCAAACATAGCCTAAATCCCTGCATGTGCTACAGGATCAGCCCTCTGGTAATGCCCTGTGCTGATTTTACCATAGTGCTAATAGTTGAATAacataaatcatatattttttttggataagtaattATTTGTCAGTCATTCgatttgttttcttgttatacCTTCATGTGCAAGGCTAGAGTAGTAAATAGGGTGAGGCTTATGAGGTTCTCATTGCAGGCATATTTGGCATATGGGATTCCTGATCGTATAAAGAATACCTCCATTTTGAAGGTAGGAAAGTTACcataattttattgttaatatgttataaataaaaaataaaatgttatatactataagtctataagtAAAATTTACTTCTGTAATTTAACTCTTATTCATCTTCAGGCAACATACAATGTGGGCGGGCATTGCATTAATGCTCATGACATACAAAGCTCCATTTTAGGAATTCGATCGCACTGCTCAGCACCGGTATGCCTTTTACTTTAAAATCATGCAAATAAAATGCATGTGACCTCTATACCAACCTTTCAAAGTTTTATGTACTTCAATGTGTCTCTCAGTGCTTGTGGGTTTGTACAAATTGGTAAAAGGACCTGAAAATAGAAGGATGGTTGGGATGCCTCGGCTTTCTCAGAGAAGTATGGCATCTCGGCAGAAAGACTGAGTGGGGAGTTTAATGGGTATCCTATGACTTGGGGTAGGAGTCCCTGAGTCCCAAGAAGTAAAATGTTTCCTCCACTTGGTACTTGGGAGTAGCAGGCGTCATTACAGTGGATTGGGGACTCATTTTCCATTCCAATATTTCTGGCTATTCAAATAAGGACCCAAGTCATCCTGGGAGAGGGGGGGGATGGTGCGGGGACAAGCAAGATGAAGGGTTCTTGCCCTTGCTCTTCACCTAAGTTGGCCTTCTGCATTAGGATTGATGCCTTCTATGTAGTACGTTTGAGGATCAGTTTCCCTAGAGACTCCAAGTGGTGTGGCCATTAATTCTAAACAAGGGGCAATGCTATGTGTTCTATAAGGGAATATCGCAACGAATGTCTGGTTCTCCTTTTCTGGTAGCTGTCTTGTGTCTTTCTTATAAAGGGCTGCATGTCCACTCAGGTGCACATGAAGAAAAGCCATCTGCAGTTGCAGTGGCGCCTTAATATTTCTGTTGGTGTTTATGGAAATTTGAGTCATATTATGTtgatttaatatgatttcaACCGTAGTAGATGCCCATTCTGCATAATGAAAGgcatataattatttcaagctCTTTTCATACAACTAATGTTTTCCTTTAAACAATGTGAATGCAGTGGCTGCATACACTGTTGTATTCGGGAAGGAAATCCAAGACCGGGAGTATCAGACATGTATATGCCTTAGAGTACCCTGAGCCGCTAGTTCATTTTGTGCTATGTTCGGGGGCATACTCTGATCCAGTGGTATGTAtgttttttcttcaaacatGTAATTGTTAATGTTTTCTAATTCCGTAATCAGAGTGCAAAATAAGATGTGCTGAAACTTTTGAAGCCATGTGTAGCTGTTGTAGTGTGATGTATTTGCATTTCTTGTTCAACATAGGTTCGAGCCTACACATCGAAGAATATATTTCGGGATCTCAGACTTGCTAAGGAAGAATTCATCCAAACAAGGGTCCGTATCCACAAGGAAATGAAGATTTTCCTGCCAAAAGTCCTCTATTACTTTGCGAAGGATATGTCACTAAGCATGCATGAGCTCTTGGAGGTAGTATATGAGAATCTACCAGAAGTTCGACAAAAGGCTATCAAAAAATGCATGAAGGGAAAGGTGGATAAGTACATCCATTGGTTACCACATAGCTCAACATTTCGATATGTGATCCACGGAGAATTAGCCAAAGCAAGAACAGTCTGATTGGCCCTTAATCTGTACGTACAAGAGATGTTAAATCGTTTGTTTTCCGTTCAACCAAATAAGGTGTAAAATGCCAAGTTGTACAGGAGtaattagaaagagaaaaaccACAGAATTTTGGCCATCCACTTCTTTGTACATTCATATGTAGGTTGTTTGGAAGTTGTCCATTATTCCTAGTTGAGTTCATGTTCCTGGATTGAATGTCATTTTCATATTACAGTAACTAGTTAAGAACGATTGTCTAGAGAGAAGACAATGACCTGGATAGATCTCATTTGATTGCTTAAGATCATTTATCCTCGTCCCCTCCCTCCTTCCCCCAACCCCAAAAGACACATGGGAAAAGTAGGCAATGAATACAGTTATATTAAATTTAGGAATATTTTTCCCATTGAGGATTCTCTGTTTATGctttgagtaatgctaggtacaaatctcaaataaacaagGTCCATAGaatctttttgtaaaaaaatgggtcctactaattaataatagtctttttttacacatttttaagtgtaatccatttttttataagggcTTGTATGAGATTTGTCTATTTGGGGCTTGAAGAAATCATTCCTCTTATGCTTTAGGTTTGAGTTTTACCTCTTGTGGCTTTGATATTTTAAGGATTTGTCTCTTCCATCAGTAATACTATCTCTCCTAATGTATACCACTCACTTTGTCTATTTAATGTGGCACTACAATATGGTATCACgtggcttattaaaaaaattaaaaaaacaaatataaaaggtAAAGggaatttaagattttaatcttccatttttttttttatgtttttggaaattattttgttttgaatatatatattttaaattttttagtaaGTCACATGGCACATTATCAAGAGGGCAAAGTGAGTGTTATAAATTAAGGGAAAATAATGgtattactaattaatattagaAGTGGGCTATTTGGGCCACATTATTTCTAGGTAGGGTGTAAAGGCAGATTTTGAGAAGTTAAAAGCAATGCTAGATTGGCCTAGGCCAAAGACCCTTAAGGCCCTAAGGGGTTTCCTAGGGTTAACAGAGTATtacagaaaatttataaaaaaatttgggatTATTGCATCTGCACTAACTGCATTGcttaagaaaaataactttCACTGGAATGAGGAATCTGAACAGGCCTTTATTGAATTGAAGAGGGTAGTGACTCATCCTCCAGTGCTGATATTGCCAGACTTTTCCCAACCCTTTGTGGTGGAGTGTGATTCCTCTGGAAAAGGGTTGGGGTAGTGTTGACGCAACAGGGTAGACCGATATCCTATTTTAGTCAGGCCCAAAAGGGGAAGGCCCTACCTCTGTCCACCAATGAAAAAGAGTTGTATGCTCTAATTTCAGATATTTAAAGATAGAGACTTTACTTACTAGGCAGGTCTTTTGTGGTCAGAACTGACTATCACAACCTTAAGTATCTCCTAGATTAGAAAATTGGGACTCCTATGCAACATAAATTGTTAAGTAAACTGCTTGGTTATGACTTTCTCATTGAATACAAGAAGAGCCCAGATAAGAAGGTGGCATATGCCTTGTCTAGGGTAGAAGAAGAGGGGGAGCTTTATTGGCACTAATCTCAGTTCTATCCTTAGATTGGCTAGAGGAGATTAAAAAGGGTATTGAGGGGGACCCAGAGCTACAGAATCTCATTTCTAAGTGTCAAAAGGGGGAATTATCACCACACTATTCAGTAAGGGAAGGGGTA from Juglans microcarpa x Juglans regia isolate MS1-56 chromosome 4S, Jm3101_v1.0, whole genome shotgun sequence carries:
- the LOC121263302 gene encoding uncharacterized protein LOC121263302; its protein translation is MLSVNCRSSSSSCASPSHLSFVSAPENGLPGSILNMSPRISSYFCPYVQSERSLPDQASLRWDSNKELGFSNNSIPSYGTPTPKSSTELREEIATLEVEIMHLERYLLSLYRTAFEGHRPTLPDTHGSYLQYKIGSLPKLLSNQSHQNMEPRVSKDALVHHDKMSPTGWANSDNPGLVAHLKSKSSKDWKNAGYGHLCLADHLAASCSDNTFSSPDRLSEDIVRCISSIYCKLASHPPTHSGLSASPISSMSSSSIFSSKNACDSWSPHGNEDAAVHRQLQGLKEDSGPYTAMVEVLKICLDDDSFNFAAKMLQDFRSLVRSLEKVDPRKMKREERLAFWINIHNALVMHAYLAYGIPDRIKNTSILKATYNVGGHCINAHDIQSSILGIRSHCSAPWLHTLLYSGRKSKTGSIRHVYALEYPEPLVHFVLCSGAYSDPVVRAYTSKNIFRDLRLAKEEFIQTRVRIHKEMKIFLPKVLYYFAKDMSLSMHELLEVVYENLPEVRQKAIKKCMKGKVDKYIHWLPHSSTFRYVIHGELAKARTV